Proteins found in one Mucilaginibacter gracilis genomic segment:
- a CDS encoding GNAT family N-acetyltransferase, producing the protein MKVEREEKHNRGSFYVEQNGHWDAEMAYGMSGDQMIIYHTEVSDVLKGQHIGAQLVAAGVDYARQHHFKIVPLCPFAKALIDKTTDFQDVLAPGYLNK; encoded by the coding sequence ATGAAAGTTGAACGGGAAGAAAAACACAACCGCGGTTCTTTTTATGTAGAACAAAATGGCCATTGGGATGCCGAGATGGCTTATGGCATGAGTGGCGATCAAATGATTATTTACCATACCGAGGTGTCGGATGTGTTGAAGGGGCAGCATATTGGCGCGCAACTGGTAGCAGCAGGAGTGGACTACGCCCGCCAACATCATTTTAAAATTGTACCCTTGTGCCCGTTTGCCAAGGCCCTGATAGATAAGACAACAGATTTTCAGGATGTTTTAGCTCCCGGATATCTAAACAAATAA
- a CDS encoding YpdA family putative bacillithiol disulfide reductase has protein sequence MLDIFIIGAGPIGLACGLAAQKAGLSFVIVDKGALVNSLYNYPSTMTFFSTSEKLEIGGVPFVSNNVKPTRAEALEYYRRVAVSNKLPINLFEEVQHMECIDSIYHITTAKATYTAKYIVIATGFYDVAVKLNVPGENLPKVQHYYKDPHYFAMQKVLVVGASNSSVDVALETYRKGADVTMVVRGSEISSRVKYWVRPDIVNRISEGSIKAYFNSAIKEIRQFEVDIETPDGMITIANDFVMAMTGYKPNFEFLNKLGIQLSADEKLLPQYNPDTMETTNLPGVYLAGVVCGGMDTHLWFIENSRVHADMIIGDIAKKQN, from the coding sequence ATGCTCGATATTTTTATTATAGGCGCAGGCCCAATAGGCTTAGCGTGCGGACTGGCAGCCCAGAAAGCCGGACTATCATTTGTGATAGTTGATAAGGGGGCACTGGTTAATTCGTTATACAACTACCCTTCAACCATGACTTTTTTTTCGACTTCGGAAAAGTTGGAGATTGGCGGGGTGCCCTTCGTGTCAAACAACGTTAAGCCAACTCGTGCCGAAGCGCTGGAATATTACCGCCGCGTTGCGGTATCAAATAAACTGCCAATTAATTTGTTTGAAGAGGTACAGCATATGGAGTGTATTGATAGCATTTATCACATTACCACAGCAAAAGCCACTTACACAGCAAAGTACATTGTTATAGCAACCGGGTTTTACGATGTAGCCGTTAAACTCAATGTACCCGGCGAAAATTTGCCCAAGGTGCAGCATTACTATAAAGACCCGCATTATTTTGCCATGCAAAAGGTATTGGTGGTGGGAGCAAGCAATTCGTCGGTAGATGTAGCTTTAGAAACTTACCGCAAAGGTGCCGATGTAACTATGGTGGTACGTGGCAGCGAAATAAGCAGCCGCGTTAAATATTGGGTTAGGCCCGATATTGTTAACCGGATAAGCGAAGGTAGTATTAAGGCCTACTTTAATTCGGCAATAAAAGAGATACGCCAGTTTGAAGTTGATATTGAAACACCCGATGGGATGATAACCATTGCCAACGATTTTGTGATGGCCATGACGGGCTATAAACCTAATTTTGAATTTTTGAATAAATTAGGCATCCAACTCTCTGCCGACGAAAAGCTGTTGCCACAATACAATCCAGATACCATGGAAACTACTAATCTGCCCGGTGTTTACCTTGCCGGTGTGGTTTGCGGCGGTATGGATACGCACCTGTGGTTTATAGAAAACTCGCGCGTACATGCCGATATGATTATTGGCGATATAGCTAAAAAACAAAACTAA
- a CDS encoding YXWGXW repeat-containing protein produces the protein MKTISKFLMVFTILITTAIASNAQVRVFVRTRPVEPVFVRPPAPYRDAVWIPGEWRWEGRRYVYVNPHYQHLRRGHVWVSGHWNNIRGGSVWVGGYWR, from the coding sequence ATGAAAACGATAAGCAAATTTTTGATGGTATTTACCATATTGATAACCACAGCAATTGCAAGTAACGCACAGGTAAGAGTTTTTGTACGTACCCGCCCGGTTGAACCGGTATTTGTAAGGCCGCCGGCGCCTTACCGCGATGCCGTATGGATTCCGGGAGAGTGGCGTTGGGAAGGTCGCCGTTATGTGTATGTAAACCCACATTACCAACATTTACGCAGGGGCCATGTATGGGTATCAGGCCATTGGAACAATATACGCGGTGGTTCTGTTTGGGTAGGTGGCTACTGGCGGTAA
- a CDS encoding type 1 glutamine amidotransferase domain-containing protein: MATLNNRVVAILTEEGFEQIELTSPKQALEAAGATVHVISPNGKSTVKAWDKTDWGIEIPVDKKLSDANPDDYDALVLPGGVLNPDKLRQNKDAIAFASAFLDEGKPVAAICHGPQLLIETGLIKGRKLTSYPSLRTDLINAGAEWFDEEVVVDNGLVTSRTPADLEAFNKKTIEEIAEGIHQD, from the coding sequence ATGGCAACTTTAAATAACCGTGTGGTAGCTATCCTCACGGAAGAAGGATTTGAGCAAATTGAACTAACCAGCCCAAAACAGGCACTTGAGGCAGCGGGGGCAACGGTACACGTCATATCGCCTAACGGCAAAAGCACCGTTAAAGCCTGGGATAAAACCGACTGGGGAATTGAGATACCCGTAGACAAAAAGTTAAGCGATGCCAACCCCGACGATTATGATGCCCTGGTATTACCAGGCGGCGTTTTAAACCCGGATAAATTAAGGCAGAACAAAGATGCTATAGCCTTTGCATCGGCATTTTTAGATGAGGGCAAACCTGTAGCCGCTATATGCCACGGCCCGCAATTGCTGATAGAAACCGGTTTAATAAAGGGGCGCAAACTAACATCGTACCCATCATTACGTACTGATTTAATTAACGCCGGTGCCGAATGGTTTGATGAAGAAGTAGTGGTTGATAATGGCCTGGTAACTAGCCGTACCCCTGCCGACTTGGAAGCCTTCAATAAAAAAACTATTGAAGAAATTGCCGAAGGCATCCACCAGGATTAA
- a CDS encoding LysR family transcriptional regulator: MLSVAHQVFLAVAANLSFSKAAQVLFITQPAVSKHVKVLEDQYKVPLFERKGASISLTQAGQMLYNHLVKASEIQRKIEYDLSTLSNVSHASGHLRLGASTTIALYILPSILSNFQREFTSVAVQLVNRNSEYILNALLSHEVDLGIIEVENKLTTVSYQHFMSDEVIPVCSSKSPLAGKELSIKQLTQTPLALRERGSGTLDALLKALSEHGVKSSDLNIKIRLGGTEALKNFLRADQCLGFMPKPSIIRELAEGELVEVPVKGLHIKRDFFFIRRKGTDDDGLTSNFIQFAMRDL; the protein is encoded by the coding sequence ATGCTCTCAGTTGCTCACCAGGTTTTTTTAGCGGTTGCTGCTAATTTAAGTTTCTCTAAAGCAGCGCAGGTTTTATTTATTACACAGCCTGCTGTAAGCAAGCATGTTAAGGTACTCGAAGATCAATATAAAGTACCTTTGTTTGAGCGTAAAGGCGCAAGTATATCGTTAACCCAGGCGGGCCAAATGCTTTACAACCATTTGGTGAAAGCCAGCGAGATACAACGCAAAATAGAATACGACCTGTCAACCCTCAGCAATGTATCGCATGCTTCGGGCCATTTGCGGTTGGGCGCCAGTACTACTATTGCCCTCTATATTTTGCCATCTATATTATCAAACTTTCAGCGCGAGTTTACCAGTGTTGCCGTGCAACTGGTTAACCGCAATTCCGAATACATTTTAAATGCGCTACTTAGCCACGAGGTTGATTTAGGGATTATTGAGGTTGAAAATAAGCTCACAACCGTATCCTATCAGCATTTTATGAGCGACGAGGTTATACCCGTTTGCTCGTCAAAAAGTCCGCTGGCGGGTAAGGAGTTAAGCATTAAACAACTAACGCAAACTCCACTGGCTTTGCGCGAAAGAGGTTCGGGCACGCTGGATGCCTTGCTAAAGGCCCTCTCAGAACACGGCGTAAAATCGTCAGATCTTAATATCAAAATCAGGCTTGGTGGCACCGAGGCACTCAAAAACTTTCTACGGGCCGATCAATGCCTGGGTTTTATGCCAAAACCATCCATCATACGCGAACTTGCCGAGGGTGAATTAGTAGAAGTACCGGTTAAGGGCCTGCACATTAAACGCGACTTCTTCTTCATTCGCCGTAAAGGCACCGACGACGATGGGCTTACCAGCAACTTTATTCAGTTTGCCATGCGGGATTTGTAA